One Gimesia aquarii DNA segment encodes these proteins:
- a CDS encoding helix-turn-helix domain-containing protein, with the protein MEKSIFTREYSIMLRLLKETRKNLKVSQVELAERLGQSQSFVSKCERGERRMDIIQLRTVCHALGTTLPDFVKALETRLKKSGHKKSRR; encoded by the coding sequence ATGGAAAAGTCGATTTTTACCCGAGAATATTCAATCATGCTTCGCTTGCTGAAAGAGACTCGAAAGAACTTGAAAGTCTCACAAGTCGAGTTAGCTGAACGGCTTGGGCAAAGCCAGTCATTTGTGAGTAAGTGTGAACGGGGTGAACGCCGTATGGATATCATTCAGTTACGCACGGTATGCCACGCATTGGGAACGACTCTGCCAGACTTCGTCAAAGCGTTAGAAACGCGATTAAAAAAAAGTGGTCATAAGAAATCAAGACGTTAA
- a CDS encoding Ig-like domain-containing protein, whose product MSILRLRDSLFACILLLTAAFFSQTEPVYAATVTWDGGGADTNWSTCQNWSGDSCPGVADVATFNATSTKNASIDANISVAGLDIQPGYSGTITQNSSMTITVGSSNWNQEGGTFSGGDSTIDINGTFTLSGSSVFTSTTGMLEINSGNTSVTLFQQSGGTFNHNGGSVKFDSSSSCGHFTMTIDVDSSITFHHLELDTSNVCSSATYNTGAGDTVTTAGTFTYSDSSGGGRIRLGSGTWEAQGNIVISGGDDDATGTLTVNGSGNQEYTYSSGNGPRIEIDKATGTVTPAVGMTNLNVNGLTLTAGNFTAPTGTLTIAPCATSSETVLAVANGTTLTHNNGTVSFMPDNLTCSGLTFTIDVDTTLTLNHVIAAATQNCQRPILTTAAGDTIIAAGNLTFGDEKVNGSWEARGDVTIEAAMNGGSATLTFSGNGNQTYTDNGGDEPDGNITIAKTGGAVVLASSADWNATGQDLALTGGTLDLGGYDLSVADQFTITGTGTLRLHGNESLSGGPDSIAKTGLVYYDRAGETTALKDISYGSLIIGSSGSAVYHLPTATLDINGDLTLSGGTLAVTAAQTITLSGSWLTDGGAFSAGTGTVTLNGGIQTLSGSTTFYNLAKTTSSPQTLTFAATTTQTITNALTLEGAAGNLLTLQSSQGGTQWKFDPQGTHSINQISVSDSNNINATAIDCSSSICTDGGNNTNWTFSGKSSTSTALTSNNNPATFGENIVLTATITPSDATGTVTFQSGATVLGTATIGQGSGSLTVSDFGIGAYSLTATYGGDANYEESTSAALSQVVDKIVTTTTLASSDLTSTFGQFITLTATVSPSSASGTVTFQSGATLLGTATVGQGSGSLRIPDLAAGANTLTAVYGGNATLSGSTSSTVSQVVSGLAPSLLMESDLQYGGAFRVPDGTFGGSRFGFGGRAVAFRPNTTGDSTDDTLLVSGHAQHDQVAEISIPTPVISSTLGDLNTATVIQNFADITDGKISQVDVGTDSDVGGVFTYGNRLIWTAYSGYDANAAVNVSHGTSSFTLSDTTDAEGMFRVGSTLNPGYYAGYMTPVPAYWQSDFGVPVLTGQSNLNIITRTSAGPAAFGFDPDDLGVLEPVPDTSFLYYTSQNPLRGMQTKNDLFNYNSSVGGLVFSPQSRSVLFFGGHATGEWCYGDPEDCNDTVRGGKGNHDVGSNYVLQVWAYDAVDLLAVKNGELNPWDLEPYAVWRPEVPISVSNPVLGGVAYDPETERIFVAQMGADTATESRPLIHVYQIQRRAVEISSLSPADNTAGITTTANLVITFNDTIGATGTGTVTIKKAADDSTVETINVASGPVTGTGTTQITINPTANLDPGTAYYVQIHPNAFPNLGGNSFAGISDTTTWNFTTLETGAPTVSTLSPADNATGVATTANLVISFNESVLPQSGVNNDIVIKQSSDNSTVETIDALSNQVTGSGTAQITVNPSVTLAENTSYYVQIGGDAFDDTEGTSFAGINDTVSWNFTTTDSTNPTVSSFSPVDNATGVATTANLVIHFSEPVDAESGNLTIKQSSDNSIVETIDVTSGQVTGGGTDSLTVNPGVTLENSTAYYVQIASTAFDDAAGNSYPGISDTTTWNFTTVSGDVAPPDTFSLSPADNATGVATTANLVISFNESVLPQSGVNNDIVIKQSSDNSTV is encoded by the coding sequence ATGAGCATCCTCCGTCTCCGTGATTCACTCTTTGCATGCATACTGCTCCTGACCGCCGCATTCTTTAGCCAGACGGAGCCGGTATATGCGGCCACTGTCACCTGGGACGGTGGCGGAGCCGACACCAATTGGAGTACTTGCCAGAACTGGAGCGGCGACAGTTGTCCTGGCGTAGCGGATGTGGCAACGTTCAATGCCACGTCAACGAAAAACGCCAGCATCGACGCCAACATTTCTGTTGCCGGTCTCGACATCCAGCCGGGTTACTCCGGAACCATCACCCAAAACAGCAGCATGACGATCACCGTCGGCTCCAGCAACTGGAATCAGGAGGGAGGCACGTTTAGCGGCGGGGATTCGACCATCGACATCAACGGTACTTTCACCTTAAGCGGCAGCAGCGTGTTTACCTCCACCACCGGCATGCTGGAGATCAACAGCGGCAATACCTCCGTGACGCTCTTTCAGCAATCGGGCGGCACATTCAATCACAACGGCGGTTCGGTCAAGTTCGACAGCAGTAGCAGCTGCGGGCACTTTACAATGACCATTGATGTCGACTCTTCAATTACATTCCATCATCTTGAACTCGATACCAGCAATGTCTGCAGTAGTGCAACGTACAACACCGGAGCAGGGGACACGGTCACGACAGCGGGGACATTTACCTATTCGGATTCCAGTGGCGGAGGACGCATTCGACTAGGCAGCGGTACGTGGGAGGCGCAGGGGAATATCGTCATCAGTGGCGGCGATGATGATGCAACGGGAACGCTGACTGTCAACGGCTCTGGAAACCAGGAATACACATATTCCTCGGGGAACGGCCCGCGCATAGAGATTGATAAGGCAACCGGAACCGTTACACCGGCCGTCGGAATGACGAATCTCAACGTCAATGGCCTCACACTCACAGCTGGCAATTTCACAGCACCAACGGGTACCCTCACGATTGCACCTTGTGCAACCTCATCAGAGACAGTGCTCGCCGTCGCCAACGGCACGACGTTGACGCACAACAATGGTACGGTCAGTTTTATGCCGGACAACCTAACGTGTAGCGGTTTGACATTTACGATCGATGTCGACACAACGTTGACACTCAATCATGTCATCGCCGCAGCGACACAAAACTGTCAGCGACCTATACTCACGACAGCTGCAGGCGATACGATCATCGCCGCCGGCAATCTGACGTTTGGCGATGAAAAGGTCAACGGGTCCTGGGAAGCCCGGGGGGATGTCACGATCGAAGCGGCAATGAACGGAGGAAGTGCCACACTCACATTCAGCGGAAACGGAAATCAAACCTATACCGACAACGGCGGTGACGAACCGGATGGAAATATCACGATTGCAAAGACGGGTGGTGCTGTCGTGCTGGCCTCCAGTGCGGACTGGAACGCCACCGGACAGGATCTGGCCCTGACAGGTGGCACGCTCGACTTAGGCGGCTACGATCTGAGTGTCGCCGACCAGTTCACCATCACGGGAACGGGAACGTTGCGGTTGCACGGCAATGAGAGCCTCTCGGGAGGGCCGGACAGCATCGCAAAAACGGGGCTTGTCTATTACGACAGAGCCGGCGAAACCACAGCTTTAAAGGACATCAGCTACGGCAGCCTCATCATCGGCTCGAGCGGGTCTGCCGTGTACCATCTACCAACGGCCACGCTCGATATCAATGGTGACCTTACTTTGAGTGGTGGCACGCTGGCGGTAACAGCAGCACAGACAATCACGCTTTCGGGCTCGTGGCTGACCGATGGTGGCGCATTTTCCGCCGGCACGGGAACGGTGACGCTCAACGGCGGCATTCAAACACTCTCCGGTTCCACGACCTTCTACAACCTGGCCAAGACAACGTCTTCTCCGCAGACACTGACGTTCGCTGCCACAACAACTCAGACCATTACCAACGCCCTGACACTGGAAGGGGCGGCAGGAAATCTCCTGACACTGCAGTCGTCCCAGGGGGGCACGCAGTGGAAGTTCGATCCTCAGGGGACGCATAGCATCAATCAGATTTCCGTCAGCGATTCCAATAATATCAATGCCACTGCCATTGACTGCTCAAGCAGTATTTGCACGGACGGGGGCAATAACACCAACTGGACCTTCTCCGGCAAATCGTCGACCTCAACCGCGCTGACCTCCAACAACAATCCCGCCACCTTCGGCGAGAATATCGTGCTCACAGCCACCATTACGCCCTCGGATGCGACGGGAACGGTTACCTTCCAGAGCGGCGCGACGGTGCTCGGCACGGCCACCATTGGCCAAGGCAGCGGTTCGCTCACCGTATCGGATTTTGGGATCGGCGCCTACAGCCTGACCGCGACCTACGGGGGAGACGCCAACTATGAAGAAAGCACATCCGCGGCCCTCTCGCAAGTGGTCGACAAAATTGTTACCACAACCACACTCGCTTCTTCTGACCTCACATCGACCTTCGGCCAGTTCATCACCCTCACCGCAACGGTTTCCCCCTCCTCCGCATCAGGAACGGTTACCTTCCAGAGCGGCGCGACGCTGCTGGGCACGGCCACCGTCGGCCAAGGCAGCGGTTCGCTCAGAATTCCCGATCTCGCCGCCGGCGCTAACACGCTGACCGCCGTTTATGGAGGAAATGCGACCCTCTCCGGAAGCACCTCAAGCACGGTTTCCCAAGTCGTCTCCGGCTTAGCCCCGTCATTGCTCATGGAGTCGGATTTGCAGTATGGGGGGGCGTTTCGCGTTCCCGATGGAACATTTGGTGGTAGTCGATTCGGTTTTGGTGGCAGAGCAGTCGCGTTCCGGCCGAATACCACCGGCGATTCGACTGATGATACGCTGTTGGTTTCAGGACATGCCCAGCATGACCAGGTCGCTGAAATCTCTATTCCTACGCCCGTCATCAGCAGTACGCTGGGTGACCTGAATACCGCGACAGTCATTCAGAACTTTGCCGACATTACTGATGGTAAGATTAGTCAAGTTGATGTCGGCACGGACAGTGATGTCGGTGGCGTGTTCACATATGGAAACAGACTCATTTGGACGGCCTACAGCGGCTATGATGCGAATGCCGCAGTCAATGTATCGCATGGAACGTCCTCGTTTACGTTGTCGGATACAACAGATGCCGAGGGCATGTTCCGCGTCGGCAGCACACTCAATCCCGGCTATTACGCCGGATATATGACGCCGGTCCCTGCCTACTGGCAGTCCGATTTCGGCGTTCCCGTTCTCACCGGACAGTCGAACCTGAATATCATCACGCGCACCTCGGCCGGTCCTGCGGCGTTCGGATTCGATCCCGATGATTTGGGTGTGTTGGAACCCGTGCCTGACACATCGTTCCTCTATTACACGTCGCAAAATCCTCTCAGGGGAATGCAAACGAAGAATGACCTCTTTAACTATAACTCATCAGTGGGTGGCCTGGTGTTTTCCCCGCAGTCGCGATCGGTGCTGTTCTTCGGCGGGCATGCAACGGGTGAGTGGTGTTATGGAGATCCGGAAGATTGCAACGATACGGTTCGCGGAGGGAAAGGAAACCATGACGTCGGTAGCAACTACGTCTTGCAAGTTTGGGCATATGATGCCGTCGATCTCTTGGCGGTGAAGAATGGGGAACTCAATCCCTGGGATCTGGAGCCGTATGCCGTGTGGAGACCTGAGGTGCCGATTTCGGTAAGCAATCCTGTCTTGGGCGGGGTCGCCTACGACCCCGAAACGGAGCGGATTTTCGTGGCCCAGATGGGTGCGGACACGGCAACGGAATCCAGGCCGCTGATTCACGTCTATCAGATCCAACGGCGTGCTGTGGAGATTTCTTCTCTCTCCCCCGCAGACAACACAGCCGGCATCACCACCACGGCGAATCTCGTCATCACGTTCAACGATACGATTGGCGCTACGGGAACGGGAACAGTGACCATCAAAAAGGCAGCCGATGATTCCACGGTGGAAACCATCAACGTCGCCAGCGGTCCGGTCACCGGTACGGGAACGACGCAGATCACGATCAACCCGACCGCCAACCTCGACCCCGGCACCGCATACTACGTTCAGATTCACCCCAACGCATTCCCGAACCTGGGCGGTAACAGCTTCGCCGGGATCAGCGATACGACGACCTGGAACTTTACTACGCTGGAGACCGGTGCTCCCACGGTTTCCACACTCTCCCCCGCAGACAATGCCACTGGCGTTGCGACCACGGCCAACCTCGTCATCAGTTTTAACGAATCCGTCCTTCCACAATCGGGAGTGAATAACGATATTGTCATCAAGCAATCCAGCGACAATTCCACCGTGGAAACCATTGACGCGCTTTCCAATCAAGTCACGGGCTCAGGCACTGCGCAGATTACCGTCAATCCCAGCGTGACACTGGCTGAGAATACGTCGTATTACGTTCAGATTGGCGGAGATGCTTTCGACGACACGGAAGGAACCAGCTTTGCCGGGATTAACGACACCGTCAGCTGGAATTTTACAACCACCGACAGTACGAATCCTACCGTGTCGAGTTTTTCGCCGGTAGATAACGCCACCGGTGTCGCCACCACGGCCAACCTCGTCATCCACTTTAGCGAACCCGTCGATGCGGAGAGCGGGAATCTCACGATCAAACAATCCAGCGACAACTCGATCGTGGAGACGATCGACGTTACCTCGGGACAGGTGACGGGGGGCGGCACGGATTCCCTCACGGTCAACCCAGGCGTCACCCTGGAAAATTCCACTGCCTACTATGTTCAGATTGCCTCTACGGCGTTCGATGATGCAGCGGGCAACAGCTACCCGGGGATCAGTGATACGACGACCTGGAACTTCACCACCGTGAGCGGTGATGTTGCTCCCCCAGATACCTTCTCGCTCTCCCCGGCAGACAACGCCACTGGCGTCGCTACTACAGCCAACCTCGTCATCAGTTTTAACGAATCCGTCCTTCCGCAATCGGGAGTGAATAACGATATTGTGATCAAACAATCCAGCGACAATTCCACCGTGTAA
- a CDS encoding S-layer homology domain-containing protein yields MDALSNQVTGSGTAQITVNPSVTLAENTSYYVQIGGDAFDDAVGNSYPGISDTTTWNFTTTSASSGSDSVGGGGARHARQRRSGSGGGGGGSRSHTAAPALSDVGIADHIVPNTSPIGGIYDPSLRSNEGEAVSRQVEKVLDALSGQREQETALRFSAPPVPDRSGLLLATVGSRQVVYHDVPANAWFAPFVATVISDEIATGYADADGNLTGEFGVANPVTYAELLRMALQTAGSVLQDGIPHNTTARDTWAAPYVATAETLGLSLVSSDRDLHQSATRGEVIHTLLALLDVSLAEGGASPFTDLPADHRYRNDILTAVTLGLIAGDTDVEGNPLGTVRPDAPVNRAEVAKIIAIARRLRRDVD; encoded by the coding sequence ATCGACGCGCTTTCCAACCAAGTTACGGGCTCAGGCACTGCGCAGATTACCGTCAACCCCAGTGTGACACTGGCTGAAAATACGTCGTATTACGTTCAGATTGGCGGGGACGCTTTCGATGATGCAGTGGGCAACAGCTACCCCGGGATCAGTGATACGACGACTTGGAACTTCACAACTACTTCAGCGTCGTCCGGTTCCGACAGCGTTGGTGGTGGCGGCGCTCGTCACGCCCGCCAGCGGCGAAGCGGGTCGGGTGGTGGCGGTGGTGGCTCGCGCTCGCACACCGCAGCACCGGCCCTGTCCGATGTCGGGATTGCAGACCACATCGTCCCCAATACGTCCCCCATCGGTGGTATCTACGACCCCTCCCTGCGTTCGAACGAAGGGGAGGCCGTCTCCCGTCAGGTCGAGAAAGTCCTGGATGCCCTGAGTGGACAACGGGAACAGGAAACAGCCCTGCGATTCTCCGCACCGCCCGTTCCGGATCGAAGCGGCCTTCTTCTGGCAACCGTCGGTTCGCGGCAGGTTGTGTACCACGATGTGCCGGCAAATGCGTGGTTTGCACCATTTGTCGCCACGGTGATCAGTGACGAGATCGCAACGGGATATGCCGATGCAGACGGGAACCTGACAGGCGAATTTGGCGTCGCAAATCCTGTCACCTACGCGGAGTTGCTGCGGATGGCGCTGCAGACGGCGGGAAGCGTGCTTCAGGACGGCATACCCCACAACACAACCGCCAGGGATACCTGGGCTGCTCCCTATGTTGCCACCGCAGAGACCCTCGGACTCTCACTGGTCTCCAGCGACAGAGATCTCCACCAGTCTGCGACACGCGGAGAGGTGATTCATACCCTCCTGGCACTACTGGATGTGTCCCTTGCAGAAGGGGGTGCGAGTCCCTTCACGGATCTTCCCGCAGATCACCGCTACCGCAACGACATTCTCACCGCCGTGACGCTGGGGCTTATTGCCGGTGATACGGATGTGGAGGGCAACCCGCTTGGTACGGTGCGCCCCGATGCTCCGGTCAACCGAGCAGAGGTGGCGAAGATCATCGCCATTGCACGACGGTTACGCAGAGATGTCGATTGA
- a CDS encoding tyrosine-type recombinase/integrase, whose translation MPSDFMQAIDRYLSYLQSEENKSPLTITSYGRSLRFTNSLLNVDDPRAINKDTVRLLKQRLHAYRTRQDRELTVGTKNHHLTILRAFLRYLLQEEEIDVYPPDHIRRLKQDPRKVKVLSTAQLASLLSSPDTTTRIGKRDRAILELFFSTGLRLSELRSLNRDDLNFKTREIPVRGKRGKVRVVFLTDQAEMALREYLASRSDHLSTLFIRNLERAGNVLPPGETFRLSVVSIRNIVQKYAAQAGIVRGASPHTLRHAFATELLHNGADLRSVQEMLGHKDLSTTQIYTHVTNPQLKQVHRRYHPRQAA comes from the coding sequence ATGCCATCGGACTTTATGCAGGCGATTGACCGATATCTGTCGTATTTGCAGTCCGAGGAAAACAAATCGCCACTGACGATTACCAGTTATGGCCGGTCATTGCGATTCACCAACTCACTCCTCAACGTGGATGATCCCCGCGCCATCAACAAGGACACCGTGCGGCTGCTCAAACAACGGCTTCACGCCTATCGCACGCGCCAGGACCGTGAACTGACTGTCGGCACCAAGAATCACCACCTCACGATTCTGAGGGCGTTCCTGCGGTATCTGTTGCAGGAAGAAGAAATCGACGTGTATCCCCCGGATCATATCCGGCGTCTCAAGCAAGACCCGCGCAAAGTGAAGGTACTCTCCACCGCGCAACTCGCCTCACTGCTGTCGAGTCCGGACACCACCACCCGGATCGGCAAACGTGACAGGGCGATACTGGAATTGTTCTTCTCCACCGGGCTGCGGTTATCTGAACTGCGGTCCCTCAATCGGGATGATCTGAATTTCAAAACGCGCGAAATTCCGGTTCGCGGAAAACGGGGCAAGGTCCGTGTCGTTTTCCTCACCGATCAGGCAGAGATGGCTTTGCGGGAATACCTTGCGTCCCGCAGCGATCACCTGAGTACCCTCTTCATCCGGAACCTGGAACGGGCCGGTAACGTCCTCCCGCCGGGTGAAACGTTCCGGCTGTCTGTCGTCTCGATTCGGAACATCGTGCAGAAGTACGCGGCGCAAGCCGGCATTGTGAGAGGTGCCTCCCCACACACCCTCCGGCATGCCTTTGCTACGGAGTTGCTGCACAACGGAGCTGACCTGCGGTCCGTGCAGGAAATGCTGGGCCACAAAGATCTCTCCACAACGCAGATTTACACGCACGTCACGAATCCACAGTTGAAGCAAGTGCATCGCCGCTACCATCCGCGGCAGGCTGCGTGA
- a CDS encoding type IV secretory system conjugative DNA transfer family protein, producing MMPLLLGTDQKTGQNIHLDPDQFRTHFHLIGATGSGKSTAIQTLLRPLLMQTRSEMCALFLIDPIGNLSRDLLGWMASERLCPQHVRDRLVYIEPAREDIIMPFNPLSHTSEANRYYQTMRSVDIVLRAWAAQDVAQQPRLLQWTYKAFCAAAMMGLPIAMCKYLLHPGTQEHAAILSHIPGDIRAHWEEILRARGNEAVRILESTRNRLDPFFESINLRRMFGSTQSLFDCERFIQERKIVVLNLGKHGKVPGFVADTIGALALNEIVETASRLSTNAGKQAVDPTYVVMDEFQKYVSVDIEDALPTVRQMGLRLILAHQSFSQLEREDVDLTQMIWQARSRLMFANNARDADIIADELAKLTYEARKIKEVLKSKKQLIVGYRKEWLESESHTSTHSHAQMEQDATGFNQSRGESLPPDTYRPTTSKGEGNVSSSSRGQTHAESSGTTTGRSQANVPIHDTFEEISRITYESFEEQALEWGKQIRQLQTGEAFGMFAGDPNVHFVNVDHLPMYESPQLRDAVDALIEQNFQSEFFISAAEADRETERYRQQLLQGSPFLLPQGDYSLGSEGTVVEADKSSDPFR from the coding sequence ATGATGCCACTCTTACTGGGAACCGACCAAAAAACGGGCCAGAACATCCACCTCGATCCGGATCAGTTTCGCACGCACTTTCATCTGATTGGTGCCACCGGTTCAGGCAAGTCAACGGCCATCCAGACGTTACTGCGGCCGCTCTTGATGCAGACGCGGTCGGAAATGTGTGCCCTGTTTTTGATTGATCCCATAGGAAATCTCTCGCGAGATTTACTCGGTTGGATGGCCAGTGAACGGCTCTGTCCGCAACATGTACGGGACCGGCTGGTTTACATTGAACCGGCGCGAGAAGATATCATCATGCCCTTTAATCCCCTCTCACATACGTCCGAAGCAAACCGGTATTACCAGACGATGCGTTCGGTCGATATTGTGCTCCGCGCCTGGGCCGCGCAAGATGTGGCACAGCAGCCCCGTTTGTTGCAATGGACGTATAAAGCCTTTTGTGCGGCCGCGATGATGGGGCTACCGATTGCGATGTGCAAATATCTGTTGCATCCGGGTACGCAGGAGCATGCCGCCATTCTTTCTCATATTCCGGGTGATATTCGCGCGCATTGGGAAGAGATCTTACGGGCTCGGGGCAATGAAGCGGTGCGGATTCTGGAATCGACACGGAATCGTCTCGATCCTTTTTTTGAATCAATTAATCTCAGGCGCATGTTCGGTTCCACACAGAGTCTGTTTGATTGTGAGCGGTTTATTCAAGAACGTAAGATCGTGGTCCTCAATCTGGGCAAGCATGGAAAAGTTCCCGGCTTCGTGGCCGATACCATCGGGGCTCTGGCACTCAATGAAATTGTGGAGACCGCCAGCCGACTTTCAACCAACGCTGGAAAACAGGCCGTGGATCCGACGTATGTGGTGATGGATGAATTTCAGAAATATGTCTCCGTTGATATTGAGGATGCACTGCCGACCGTCAGACAAATGGGATTGCGGCTGATTCTGGCACATCAATCCTTCTCGCAACTGGAACGGGAAGACGTCGATTTGACGCAAATGATCTGGCAGGCCCGCAGCCGTCTGATGTTTGCCAACAATGCCCGGGATGCGGACATCATCGCGGATGAGCTGGCCAAACTGACCTATGAGGCCCGGAAAATCAAAGAAGTTCTCAAGAGCAAAAAACAGTTGATTGTGGGCTACCGCAAAGAGTGGCTGGAAAGTGAGTCCCACACCAGCACCCATTCGCATGCCCAGATGGAACAGGATGCGACCGGTTTTAATCAGTCTCGTGGTGAGTCGCTTCCACCCGACACGTATCGTCCGACCACTTCGAAAGGAGAGGGAAACGTCTCTTCCAGCTCACGCGGCCAGACGCATGCAGAGAGTTCCGGGACCACAACAGGCCGCAGTCAAGCGAATGTGCCGATTCACGATACGTTCGAAGAGATCAGCCGCATCACCTACGAAAGTTTTGAGGAGCAGGCGCTCGAGTGGGGCAAACAGATTCGTCAGCTGCAAACAGGGGAAGCGTTTGGGATGTTTGCCGGTGACCCCAACGTGCATTTTGTGAACGTCGATCATTTGCCGATGTATGAGTCCCCGCAATTACGGGATGCCGTGGACGCCTTGATCGAACAGAATTTTCAGTCCGAATTCTTTATCTCTGCTGCTGAAGCGGATCGGGAAACAGAACGTTACCGTCAACAACTGTTGCAAGGCTCGCCGTTTTTGTTGCCGCAAGGTGACTACTCCCTCGGTTCGGAGGGAACGGTGGTGGAAGCAGACAAATCCTCCGATCCGTTTCGTTGA
- a CDS encoding replication-relaxation family protein, with translation MVITDTDLQILEVLAQYYVLTREQIQRFSAAPISSGRSVRRRLLKMSLAELIRKHRIPVALPGKNGAAPVYYLTKNGTEVLADHFNDGTYLGLPTRQPRVDRLNHWVALNETRWTIEQAIASQSEVGLERWINEWETVNKSAHEKEQFYLQTKLSENPPLSCSPDAGFVMSLRGHKKVFYLEQDLGTSSPKQIAARKTKGYAELANRKLHRKHFPETTLDTFTILFITTTAYRSQTTAERIRTRPRPDLWLCIDQHELTPESFLYGPITLNYQGERAALVKPIETQKEIPC, from the coding sequence ATGGTCATAACAGACACCGATCTTCAAATACTGGAAGTACTGGCTCAGTATTATGTGCTGACTCGGGAACAGATTCAGCGGTTCTCAGCGGCTCCGATCAGTTCTGGGCGTTCTGTGCGCAGACGATTGCTGAAAATGAGCTTGGCCGAATTGATCAGAAAACATCGTATTCCGGTCGCTTTACCAGGTAAGAATGGCGCTGCCCCCGTTTATTACCTGACAAAAAATGGTACGGAAGTCCTGGCTGATCATTTCAATGATGGGACCTATCTGGGTTTACCAACCCGCCAACCCCGTGTCGACCGATTGAATCATTGGGTGGCCCTCAATGAAACGCGCTGGACGATCGAGCAGGCAATCGCCTCGCAGTCAGAGGTAGGACTTGAGCGTTGGATCAACGAGTGGGAAACGGTTAACAAATCCGCCCATGAAAAAGAACAGTTCTATTTGCAAACCAAATTGAGCGAGAATCCCCCACTCTCCTGTTCTCCGGATGCCGGGTTTGTGATGTCTTTGCGGGGGCACAAAAAAGTCTTTTATCTGGAGCAGGATTTGGGGACCAGTTCGCCCAAACAAATTGCGGCCCGTAAAACCAAAGGGTACGCAGAACTGGCAAACAGAAAGCTGCATCGCAAACATTTTCCGGAAACCACGCTGGATACCTTCACCATTCTCTTCATCACGACTACAGCGTACCGCTCTCAAACGACGGCAGAGCGAATCAGGACCAGGCCACGCCCCGATTTATGGCTCTGCATTGACCAACATGAATTGACACCCGAATCGTTTTTATACGGGCCTATCACACTCAATTACCAAGGTGAACGGGCAGCGCTCGTCAAACCCATTGAAACACAAAAAGAGATCCCATGTTAA
- a CDS encoding helix-turn-helix domain-containing protein, whose translation MNMPDIENRLEKIETLLSELIQQKTQKEWYSTAELSELTGRAEFTVREWCRLGRVTAEKESHGRKHEWRVSYEEVQRILNHGPRPLLPRN comes from the coding sequence ATGAATATGCCGGATATTGAGAACCGACTTGAAAAGATCGAAACGCTTCTCTCTGAACTGATCCAACAAAAGACTCAGAAGGAATGGTATAGCACAGCGGAACTATCTGAACTCACAGGCCGTGCCGAATTTACAGTCCGCGAATGGTGCCGCCTCGGTCGGGTCACAGCAGAAAAGGAATCCCATGGACGGAAACATGAATGGCGCGTTAGTTATGAGGAAGTCCAACGCATTCTGAATCATGGTCCAAGACCTCTCCTTCCTCGAAATTGA